A stretch of Episyrphus balteatus chromosome 2, idEpiBalt1.1, whole genome shotgun sequence DNA encodes these proteins:
- the LOC129908331 gene encoding LOW QUALITY PROTEIN: hormone receptor 4-like (The sequence of the model RefSeq protein was modified relative to this genomic sequence to represent the inferred CDS: substituted 1 base at 1 genomic stop codon), which translates to MSILTEKSAKISSNQVSRESKTMPGPAVWTGIMTLSRGPYSELDKMSLFQDLKLKRRKIDSRCSSDGESVADTSTSSPDLLAPISPKMCDQGPIISISSSSITSAAVTTSTTTASAVVVAAKAAAVAAAAAAAVANQQQQQQQSNTIKQEPQAHSSSSTVKQETQTQQIHSSSCSTSEVAASVMSPPPPSVGTPPTPVTTSARSPPPPSVPRTTPTPPHGNGLTSSTSCGTSNDGDSSRTSPDSLDDKPSTTTNPTPSNGMHGSSLAFGNTDMMVNSSSGGGSTGNGPGGGNGGSSVNLSVIRSVKEERILASPTKMMAYHHHQQQQQHQLQQLQQQQQQHHQQQQQLQQQQIQQQQQQQPHQQQQHHQQQQQQPSSKGLTQSQQHVTVLVTPSRIKSEPQQHSPYQQHSSSSNNIHSSLPPSQHQMLQQHQHQQQQHHSHHSSHQQHQQHIQHLHQNPHISSRKSSPPSHQQQQHQFHSHNRGDNGHNMTITTSSTSPMHLTQSQQLQILHAAASTQAMISRQQMSPNSMSPSSRQGPPMPQVHSSQSPQHQSHHLLQQQQQQQQQQQQQHIRIKKEPLPMLNLSPTAHHRQQQVQQSQPPQMPTQSMSNLTAQALMHPSLQLRHPSSRDASSLLFRVKNEVHQQLPNLMQSSPAQRMVWVSNNARINGVKPEVIGGPIGTLRPNAPVQSPSPHHSSSSSSSQLSPQTPSQTPPRGTPTVIMGESCGVRTMVWGYEPSPQSVQSPPAAPTPPTPTPGPSQNTEEAAQLLLSLGQTRIQDNRPRPQPFRTPHALNMERLWAGDYSQLPPGQLQALNLSAQQQWGASNSVGSGGSMGHSRPLDAPHDPTDEDEQPLVCMICEDKATGLHYGIITCEGCKGFFKRTVQNRRVYTCVADGTCEITKAQRNRCQYCRFKKCIEQGMVLQAVREDRMPGGRNSGAVYNLYKVKYKKHKKSGQKQLQQQQQQQMQQHHHQQQHHSQQQHHLQHPHHHQHSHQHQQSPHGGGISGQQQHQQQQQHQQHQQSHLSHQQPHSQHQQHPLSPHHAGGQTSSNHHHPHHHSSQSPHHHHHAMQIPQQQQTKISAAAASSGGNDIKNVFLCPSILKQDDESQDIKLPSHLVNGTILKTALTNPSEIVHLRHRLDNAVSSSKDRQISYEHSVNMIQTLIDCDAMEDIATLPHFSEFLEDKSEISEKLCNIGDSIVHKLVSWTKKLPFYLEIPVEIHTKLLTDKWHEILILTTAAYQALHGKRMSCSTTTVGGASGTSATSNPASPITTMGMPLQKDDPEFVQEVNAHLSTLQTCLTTLMGQPIAMEQLKMDVGHMVDKMTQITIMFRRIKLKMEEYVCLKVYILLNKEVELESIQERYVQVLRTYLQHSSPQNPQARLGELLSHIPEIQAAASLLLESKMFYVPFVLNSASIRXQMQERGLISMDDDPQSPPPPLPTPPQKIMLHHSLSSTSSSISNQQQHHGYRNLQELSLSTTAINQQQQQQLKDIKPTLPVQSLLKSSLLASSSSSSSSSSSSTTTSTATTMQYQETKRQDQQQTNATELPIQQYKSILHTHLMSKQASSSSSSSTSGSNSTSTSTSSASSGGTMNLMNTNQPASRNHLQDIVSHAHIQQYTLPTTKQHHLNQHHQMQGHQNKTPTSSTMTTTLLPHFVISTPSTTNNGSNSNSNNNLSKSNTNCVTDVSNSLSYSSLSSSNKNNNVNSCPKSSSTSYQVSTPTTSHPTATTATATTQTQTDDVGLGVGVGESGNATLSCSSSSSSHHLQMVPSSSGSMGPGVLNTPGVNSMAGSGGGGTISRRVPPHHHEAVTVVVFKTMLPDD; encoded by the exons GAATTATGACACTGAGCCGTGGCCCGTATAGCGAGCTCGATAAAATGAGCCTATTTCAGGATCTAAAGCTGAAACGAAGAAAAATCGATTCAAGATGCAGTAGCGATGGTGAGTCAGTTGCTGATACAAGCACTTCATCGCCAGATTTGTTAGCACCAATATCGCCAAAAATGTGCGACCAAGGGCCAATTATTTCCATATCGTCTTCATCGATAACATCGGCGGCCGTCACAACCTCAACAACAACTGCATCTGCAGTTGTAGTTGCAGCTAAAGCAGCAGCTGTGGCTGCTGCAGCAGCAGCTGCTGTTGCTaaccaacaacagcaacaacaacagagTAACACTATAAAACAAGAACCGCAAGCGCACTCATCAAGTTCTACTGTGAAACAAGAAACACAAACGCAACAAATACATTCGTCAAGTTGCTCGACATCAGAAGTTGCTGCGTCAGTTATGTCACCTCCTCCGCCTAGCGTAGGAACTCCACCAACACCGGTGACAACAAGTGCACGTAGTCCGCCGCCACCGTCTGTGCCACGAACTACGCCAACACCTCCCCACGGCAACGGATTGACCAGTAGCACAAGCTGCGGAACTAGTAATGATGGTGATAGTAGTCGAACCTCACCGGATTCACTTGATGATAAACCGTCAACAACGACTAATCCTACGCCCTCAAACGGAATGCATGGTTCGTCTTTAGCGTTTGGTAATACTGATATGATGGTTAATAGTAGCAGTGGTGGTGGAAGTACCGGGAATGGCCCTGGAGGTGGAAATGGAGGTAGTAGTGTTAACTTGAGTGTGATACGTTCCGTTAAAGAAGAACGAATATTAGCTTCACCAACAAAAATGATGGCTTATCACCATcatcaacaacagcaacaacatcaATTGCAACAGTtgcaacagcaacagcagcaacatcatcaacaacaacaacagctgcagcaacaacaaatacaacaacagcagcagcaacagccacaccaacaacaacaacaccaccaacaacagcagcaacagccATCTTCAAAAGGCTTGACGCAGTCCCAGCAACATGTAACCGTCTTAGTGACACCTTCAAGAATAAAGTCTGAACCACAGCAACATTCACCCTATCAACAACACAGCAGTAGCAGCAACAATATTCACTCTTCCCTTCCGCCCTCGCAACATCAAATGTTACAGCAGCATCAacatcagcagcagcaacacCATTCGCATCACTCGTCTCATCAGCAACATCAACAGCACATCCAACACTTACATCAAAATCCTCATATCTCATCACGAAAGTCCAGCCCACCTTCccatcagcaacaacaacaccagTTTCACAGTCACAACCGTGGTGACAACGGCCACAATATGACGATAACCACATCGTCAACGTCGCCCATGCACTTAACGCAGTCTCAGCAACTACAGATTTTACATGCAGCTGCATCAACACAAGCCATGATCTCGCGACAACAAATGTCTCCTAACTCAATGTCTCCTTCATCACGTCAAGGACCCCCAATGCCTCAAGTGCACTCGTCACAATCTCCCCAACATCAGTCGCATCATCTcctgcagcaacaacaacagcaacaacaacaacagcagcagcaacataTTCGAATTAAAAAAGAACCTTTACCAATGCTAAATCTTTCTCCAACAGCACATCACAGGCAGCAGCAGGTGCAGCAGTCCCAACCACCCCAGATGCCAACGCAGTCAATGAGTAATCTAACGGCGCAAGCTCTCATGCATCCAAGTCTGCAATTGCGCCACCCTTCTAGTCGGGATGCTTCTTCGTTACTTTTTCGTGTTAAAAACGAAGTTCACCAGCAGCTTCCGAATCTAATGCAATCCTCTCCCGCTCAACGTATGGTTTGGGTTTCCAACAACGCCCGGATCAATGGTGTCAAGCCCGAAGTGATTGGTGGGCCAATCGGAACCTTGCGTCCCAATGCTCCAGTTCAATCACCTTCCCCTCATCATTCGTCCTCCTCGTCGTCATCACAGCTTTCCCCCCAAACGCCGTCACAGACGCCACCACGAGGCACACCTACAGTTATTATGGGTGAGAGCTGTGGAGTTCGAACAATGGTTTGGGGATATGAGCCTTCTCCACAATCCGTTCAATCACCACCTGCCGCTCCAACTCCACCAACTCCAACTCCGGGTCCATCTCAAAACACCGAAGAGGCTGCTCAGTTATTGCTGAGTCTGGGACAAACCCGTATTCAAGACAACAGGCCGCGACCGCAGCCTTTTCGAACACCGCATGCACTTAATATGGAACGACTTTGGGCTGGAGACTATAGTCAACTGCCGCCTGGGCAGTTGCAAGCTCTAAATTTAAGTGCCCAACAACAATGGGGGGCATCAAATTCAGTAGGAAGTGGTGGTAGTATGGGACACAGTCGGCCTCTTGATGCTCCGCACGATCCAACCGACGAAGATGAACAACCCTTGGTGTGTATGATTTGTGAAGATAAGGCAACCGGCTTGCACTACGGAATTATAACCTGTGAGGG GTGCAAGGGATTCTTCAAAAGAACTGTTCAAAATCGTCGTGTTTACACTTGCGTTGCCGATGGAACCTGCGAAATAACCAAAGCACAGAGGAATAGATGTCAGTATTGTCGTTTTAAGAAATGCATCGAACAAGGAATGGTGCTCCAAG CTGTACGCGAAGATCGAATGCCCGGTGGTCGTAACAGTGGTGCCGTTTACAATTTGTATaaagtaaaatacaaaaaacataaaaaatccggccaaaaacaacttcaacaacaacaacagcaacagatGCAACAACACCATCATCAACAGCAGCATCATTCGCAACAACAGCACCATCTTCAACATCCACATCATCATCAGCATTCACACCAACATCAGCAATCACCTCACGGAGGTGGAATATCAGGACAACAACAGcatcaacagcagcagcaacatcaACAGCACCAGCAATCCCACTTATCACATCAACAACCGCATtcacaacaccaacaacatcCTCTGTCACCGCACCATGCGGGTGGTCAGACATCCTCAAACCATCATCACCCGCATCACCATTCAAGCCAGTCTCCCCACCATCACCATCATGCCATGCAAATTCCgcagcaacaacaaacaaaaataagtgCCGCTGCCGCTTCATCAGGTGGCAACGATATTAAAAATGTGTTCCTATGCCCTTCCATCTTAAAGCAAGATGATGAAAGCCAAGACATCAAGCTACCCTCGCACTTGGTTAACGGAACAATACTTAAGACTGCCCTTACAAATCCCAGCGAAATAGTGCATTTACGTCATCGCCTGGACAACGCAGTGAGCTCCTCCAAAGATAGACAAATATCTTACGAGCATTCAGTGAACATGATCCAGACTCTGATCGATTGCGACGCCATGGAGGACATAGCAACACTGCCGCATTTCTCCGAATTCCTTGAGGATAAGTCTGAAATAAGCGAGAAACTCTGTAATATTGGTGACTCGATTGTCCATAAGCTTGTGTCTTGGACTAAAAAGCTACCCTTTTACCTTGAAATCCCCGTGGAGATTCATACGAAACTACTGACAGATAAGTGGCATGAAATTCTCATACTCACAACAGCTGCTTACCAGGCATTGCATGGTAAAAGAATGTCTTGTTCTACGACGACAGTTGGTGGTGCAAGTGGGACATCAGCAACATCAAATCCAGCCTCCCCCATAACGACAATGGGTATGCCTTTGCAGAAGGATGATCCGGAATTTGTTCAGGAGGTAAATGCACATTTGAGCACCCTCCAAACGTGTCTTACAACGCTTATGGGTCAACCAATTGCAATGGAACAATTGAAAATGGATGTTGGTCACATGGTGGATAAGATGACTCAAATAACGATTATGTTTCGTcggattaaattaaaaatggagGAATATGTGTGCTTGAAGGTTTATATTTTACTTAACAAGG aagtGGAGTTAGAGAGTATACAAGAACGCTACGTGCAGGTATTGAGGACGTATTTGCAGCATTCGTCGCCACAAAATCCGCAAGCGAGATTAGGTGAACTTTTGTCGCACATACCAGAG ATTCAAGCAGCTGCTAGTTTGTTACTGGAAAGTAAAATGTTTTACGTACCATTCGTCCTAAATTCAGCTAGTATAAGGTAGCAAATGCAGGAGCGTGGACTCATTTCGATGGATGATGATCCACAATCACCGCCTCCGCCACTACCAACTCCACCACAAAAGATAATGTTACATCATTCACTATcctcaacatcatcatcaattTCTAATCAGCAACAACATCATGGTTATAGAAATTTACAAGAACTATCACTGTCAACAACTGCAATAAatcagcaacagcagcaacaacttAAAGATATAAAACCAACACTGCCAGTTCAGTCTTTGTTGAAATCCTCGCTACTtgcatcatcttcatcatcatcgtcatcatcatcgtcgtcgacAACAACGTCGACTGCAACTACAATGCAATATCAAGAGACTAAACGGCAAgaccaacaacaaacaaatgcAACAGAACTGCCCATCCAACAATATAAGTCAATTTTACACACGCATTTAATGTCAAAACAggcatcatcgtcgtcgtcttcCTCGACAAGTGGATCAaattcaacatcaacatcaacaagtTCGGCATCTTCAGGCGGAACAATGAATCTTATGAACACTAATCAACCTGCTAGCCGCAACCACTTGCAGGATATTGTGTCCCATGCACACATCCAACAATACACACTGCCAACAACGAAGCAACATCATCTAAATCAACACCACCAGATGCAGGGTCATCAAAATAAGACACCAACATCTTCGACAATGACGACGACGTTGCTGCCACATTTTGTAATATCGACACCTTCAACCACAAACAACGGTAGTAATAGTAATAGCAACAATAACCTAAGCAAGAGTAACACTAATTGTGTTACCGATGTAAGTAATAGTCTAAGTTATAGTAGTCTAAGTAGTAGTAATAAGAATAACAACGTTAACAGCTGTCCAAAGAGTTCGTCAACCTCATATCAAGTTTCGACACCAACCACTAGCCACCCAACTGCAACCACTGCCACAGCAACGACACAAACCCAAACTGATGATGTAGGTTTAGGTGTAGGTGTTGGTGAAAGCGGAAATGCTACACTCAGCTGTAGCTCCAGCTCCAGTAGTCATCACTTACAAATGGTGCCATCTAGCAGTGGAAGTATGGGACCTGGTGTCTTAAATACCCCTGGGGTTAATAGTATGGCTGGCAGTGGTGGTGGTGGGACAATATCGAGGCGCGTTCCTCCTCATCATCATGAAGCTGTTACCGTTGTTGTATTTAAAACAATGTTACCTGATGACTGA